Proteins found in one Bremerella volcania genomic segment:
- a CDS encoding PAAR domain-containing protein yields the protein MPPAARIADMHTCPMSTGPVPHVGGPVMVGCPTVLIGGMPAARVGDMVTCCGPPDAIAMGSPTVFIGGMPAARMGDMCAHGGTITMGFPQVMIGEMGGAPTIPSIPSLPSIAGLSISLPEIHIPVPCIALELPHLTIPKLKKLHLPSLVGAFGKGLFEGLVNKQNLEMFAARTALVVLGANPELVGAAMAMYGAYSLYKTCDQMGDGNPVAGLGKLGSALASGNANDYAHLAGSLASIAVMGKANDAVDDAALTGARNANAISKVDDALDDASKAGNAGKAAKATSAAGKIAKAGDKIDQASAAAGQAQENEHEHHAPILEV from the coding sequence ATGCCGCCTGCTGCTCGGATCGCTGATATGCATACCTGCCCGATGAGTACCGGGCCGGTTCCGCATGTGGGTGGACCGGTGATGGTGGGCTGTCCGACGGTGCTGATCGGCGGCATGCCGGCGGCGCGCGTGGGAGATATGGTCACGTGCTGCGGTCCACCAGACGCGATCGCGATGGGTTCGCCGACGGTCTTCATCGGCGGGATGCCAGCGGCTCGGATGGGAGACATGTGTGCCCACGGCGGCACCATCACGATGGGCTTTCCCCAGGTGATGATCGGCGAGATGGGCGGGGCGCCGACGATTCCGTCGATCCCCAGTTTGCCATCAATTGCCGGTCTGTCGATCAGCCTGCCTGAGATTCATATCCCGGTGCCGTGCATCGCGTTGGAACTTCCGCACCTGACGATTCCCAAGCTGAAGAAGCTGCACCTGCCGTCACTGGTTGGCGCGTTTGGCAAAGGCCTGTTCGAAGGCCTGGTGAACAAGCAGAACCTCGAGATGTTCGCCGCTCGCACTGCCCTGGTAGTACTGGGGGCGAATCCGGAACTGGTGGGTGCCGCGATGGCGATGTACGGCGCGTACAGCTTGTACAAGACGTGCGATCAGATGGGAGACGGCAACCCGGTGGCGGGCCTGGGCAAGCTGGGCTCGGCGTTGGCCAGCGGCAATGCGAACGACTACGCCCACCTGGCCGGCAGCCTGGCTTCGATTGCGGTCATGGGTAAGGCCAACGATGCCGTCGACGACGCGGCCCTGACCGGGGCACGCAACGCCAACGCGATTTCCAAAGTCGACGATGCATTGGACGACGCTTCGAAGGCCGGAAACGCCGGCAAGGCAGCCAAAGCCACCAGCGCCGCCGGCAAGATCGCCAAGGCAGGCGACAAGATCGATCAGGCAAGTGCTGCGGCCGGACAAGCCCAAGAGAACGAACACGAACACCACGCACCCATATTGGAAGTGTAA
- a CDS encoding leucine-rich repeat domain-containing protein translates to MNPTKDTPDKPRRRWLSFSLRGLLVFTVVVAVGIALPMRWRQDDIAQYKVEQQVSTQIDSVDGYSMTYRLPGSDEITWVEYPSYLWKRAMNWGHDADLYEDIESVHLPINKLNRLAPQLKKLRSLTSIDILSSNTGEYGRPLSDEVIEHFAGIDTLEELDLWAVTVTPRQLRRLSSLPNLRRLVLPSSESSIAILDEVSSFHQLESLKVNDVPITRPNVEKLAAIPKLQTLTIDSSAPLSTPDGIQAMAALTRMQWLVIDVPSVDDRWYDALGKMTSLTNLYLKGHRERVAAPGEAFAQLSSLTKLKVLTIDGVSIDDKALETIGKMTSLTELNCDASLTTDAGMKHLAGLPQLREANLSGTRITIHGLHELSKSPTLDYVHLGAGFQVSLQDHRVHLCGTCAFPYDYANTTQFGEANSAAWRNLIRISERNSSEGPSAASEFSPGEDPFAPPTELPDNFADTIGDPFEQPGEELVIE, encoded by the coding sequence ATGAACCCTACTAAGGACACCCCGGATAAGCCCCGCCGCCGCTGGCTGAGCTTCAGCTTGCGCGGGCTACTCGTCTTCACGGTCGTCGTTGCCGTGGGAATTGCGCTTCCCATGCGCTGGCGGCAGGACGATATCGCGCAGTACAAGGTCGAGCAGCAAGTAAGCACTCAAATCGACTCCGTCGACGGCTATTCAATGACTTACCGACTGCCGGGTTCGGATGAGATCACCTGGGTTGAGTATCCCAGTTATCTTTGGAAACGAGCGATGAACTGGGGGCATGATGCGGATCTGTACGAGGACATTGAGAGCGTTCATCTTCCCATCAATAAGTTGAACCGGTTAGCTCCTCAACTCAAGAAGCTTCGCTCCCTCACGTCGATCGATATCCTGTCAAGCAACACCGGTGAATATGGCCGGCCCCTCTCGGACGAAGTGATCGAACACTTCGCCGGCATCGATACGCTTGAGGAACTCGATCTTTGGGCGGTGACGGTAACGCCACGTCAGCTTCGGCGTCTGTCTTCCCTACCGAACTTGCGCAGGTTGGTTCTTCCTTCCAGTGAGTCGTCCATTGCTATTCTGGACGAAGTCTCCAGCTTCCATCAATTGGAATCTCTCAAAGTCAACGATGTCCCCATCACCCGTCCCAACGTCGAAAAGTTGGCCGCCATCCCGAAACTTCAAACACTGACCATAGATTCATCCGCCCCTTTAAGTACGCCAGACGGCATCCAGGCGATGGCAGCGCTCACGCGAATGCAGTGGCTCGTCATCGACGTTCCATCCGTTGACGATCGCTGGTACGACGCTTTGGGGAAGATGACGTCACTAACGAACCTGTACCTCAAAGGCCATCGTGAACGAGTGGCTGCGCCTGGGGAAGCATTCGCCCAACTATCGAGTTTGACGAAGCTGAAAGTGTTGACCATTGATGGCGTCAGCATCGATGACAAAGCATTGGAAACCATCGGCAAGATGACTAGCCTGACCGAACTGAACTGCGACGCGAGCCTGACCACCGACGCTGGCATGAAGCACCTGGCAGGCCTTCCGCAGTTGAGGGAAGCCAACCTCAGTGGGACCCGGATCACCATTCACGGCCTGCACGAGTTATCGAAGTCGCCGACGCTCGACTATGTTCACCTCGGCGCCGGCTTCCAAGTCTCGCTGCAAGATCATCGGGTTCACTTATGCGGGACGTGTGCATTTCCATACGACTACGCCAATACGACCCAATTCGGTGAAGCGAATTCCGCCGCTTGGCGAAATTTAATCCGCATTTCCGAGAGAAATTCAAGCGAAGGTCCTTCCGCCGCGTCGGAGTTTTCGCCCGGCGAAGATCCCTTCGCACCGCCCACCGAACTTCCCGATAACTTCGCCGACACGATAGGCGACCCCTTCGAGCAACCGGGCGAGGAGTTGGTGATCGAATGA
- a CDS encoding leucine-rich repeat domain-containing protein, whose translation MTDSHPPAERSRRRWLSYGLRGLMLLVLLLSLPMGWIARDVYRAQREAEVVAAVEKAGGYASYDYHKLNLRNEVPPPPGPWLLRKLFGEHIHAYVDFVIISEPQDTNEVVPMLVSCHRLEYLELHDVTLTDPSVETISQMPRLNDLALIGTSLSVEQFRQLSQVKTLKSITLVGATASDEYLQLLPQFPELEEVMLRETTITDNGLKSLGQLPKLTSLEIEQAPAVTKHGFAALADCRELRTLWIVGTSIDEGCVDTLQKLPKLDDVYISPDELEVEFYAWGCMRIDTLTPVKVNTEFMPICGTCGMFVPEKTGPRVIDVDAFSITIRRYDDDEVEDLPQ comes from the coding sequence ATGACCGATTCGCATCCGCCTGCCGAACGATCCCGCCGCCGCTGGCTGTCTTACGGCCTACGGGGGCTGATGCTACTCGTGCTGCTGCTATCGCTTCCCATGGGGTGGATTGCCCGGGACGTTTATCGGGCTCAGCGAGAAGCAGAAGTCGTTGCCGCCGTCGAGAAAGCCGGCGGGTACGCCTCGTATGACTATCACAAGCTGAACCTAAGGAACGAAGTCCCTCCGCCCCCGGGTCCTTGGCTGCTCCGCAAGTTGTTTGGCGAGCATATCCACGCTTATGTCGATTTCGTCATCATCAGCGAGCCGCAAGATACCAACGAGGTCGTCCCCATGCTGGTCAGTTGTCATCGACTGGAATACCTGGAACTCCACGACGTGACACTCACGGATCCATCGGTCGAAACCATTTCTCAAATGCCGAGGCTGAATGATCTGGCGCTGATCGGCACTTCCCTCAGCGTCGAGCAGTTTCGTCAGTTGTCGCAAGTGAAAACACTCAAGTCGATCACCCTGGTAGGAGCAACGGCCTCAGACGAATACCTACAGCTACTGCCCCAATTCCCTGAATTGGAAGAAGTAATGCTCCGAGAAACGACGATCACCGACAACGGCTTGAAGTCGCTCGGACAACTACCCAAGCTCACGTCGCTGGAGATTGAGCAGGCACCTGCGGTCACCAAACATGGCTTTGCCGCCTTGGCCGATTGCCGAGAACTCCGTACTCTCTGGATCGTAGGAACATCGATCGACGAGGGGTGCGTCGATACGCTCCAGAAACTTCCCAAGCTCGATGACGTCTACATTAGTCCCGATGAACTGGAGGTCGAGTTCTACGCCTGGGGATGCATGCGAATCGACACGCTGACGCCGGTGAAGGTCAACACGGAGTTCATGCCGATTTGCGGAACGTGCGGAATGTTTGTGCCTGAAAAAACCGGACCGCGCGTCATTGACGTTGATGCGTTTAGTATCACCATCCGTCGCTACGATGACGACGAAGTAGAAGACTTGCCGCAGTAG
- a CDS encoding SPFH domain-containing protein: MTTFAVGLVLGLIAYIFFRVILTAFYIIPPDQRAVITTFGRADRLSEEFIEPLNDPNLSEDEKKRYTYPKVRVVGPGGPYFKMPWQKVHKVSVATRSVDLVWDPTKKQETIEAVTKDNLTTGVNGQIRYRVSENNLYAYLFGVASPLEHIMGYFVSVLRERIATFSDPKGANFLAKPSADDDDTPTSVDLSEGVSINDLRKNLPLLNSYMEEQCRCTPGRYGVELDAALITSIDPPPEVDRALSAINSTRNQVAADLSTAQADAEQQITMSKRAVDIASNNAQAEVAPLRELARTLTQIKQEGGSAAVRAYIRDLKVPLLSRAVSVVQTREEQ, encoded by the coding sequence ATGACAACGTTTGCAGTAGGGCTCGTACTCGGGCTCATCGCTTACATCTTCTTTCGCGTCATTTTGACGGCGTTTTACATCATTCCGCCGGATCAGCGGGCCGTGATCACTACGTTTGGCCGGGCCGATCGTCTGAGCGAAGAGTTCATCGAACCGCTGAACGATCCGAACCTCAGCGAGGACGAGAAGAAACGTTACACCTATCCCAAGGTCCGCGTCGTTGGGCCGGGCGGTCCTTACTTTAAGATGCCCTGGCAAAAAGTGCACAAAGTGAGTGTCGCGACTCGTAGCGTCGACCTGGTGTGGGACCCCACCAAGAAGCAGGAAACGATCGAAGCGGTCACCAAGGATAACCTGACCACCGGCGTCAACGGGCAGATTCGCTACCGCGTGAGCGAGAACAACCTGTATGCGTACCTGTTTGGTGTTGCCAGTCCGCTGGAACACATCATGGGTTACTTCGTGAGCGTGCTTCGTGAACGCATCGCCACGTTCAGCGATCCAAAGGGTGCCAACTTCCTCGCCAAGCCCTCCGCCGATGACGATGACACGCCGACCAGCGTCGATCTTTCCGAAGGGGTCTCGATCAACGACCTGCGCAAGAATCTTCCGCTGCTCAACTCATATATGGAAGAACAATGCCGCTGCACGCCAGGCCGATACGGGGTCGAACTCGACGCGGCGCTGATCACCAGCATCGATCCGCCGCCGGAAGTCGACCGGGCTCTGTCGGCGATTAACAGCACACGCAACCAGGTGGCCGCCGATCTGAGTACCGCCCAGGCCGATGCCGAACAGCAGATCACCATGAGCAAACGCGCGGTCGACATCGCCTCGAATAACGCCCAGGCCGAAGTCGCCCCGCTGCGGGAACTGGCTCGAACGCTCACGCAAATCAAGCAGGAAGGTGGCTCCGCGGCCGTTCGCGCTTACATCCGCGACTTGAAAGTCCCGCTGCTATCCCGAGCCGTCAGCGTCGTCCAAACCCGTGAAGAACAATAA
- a CDS encoding SPFH domain-containing protein, with protein MFPILLFGFFVGIASIPILLRIATSFGLYVIVHECEAHVYTLFGKVIGTIDEPGLHLPISKFGLGALLVPFFGKRHVVSTALRQHYLRGQMVNSEEGTPMGVGLWYEMEVNDPVAYLFINTNPEGSLQANVASSAISTLSNLEMDKMLEDRHSLSRTVRATVSPLSEKWGYRLGSVYIRKVFFTDVQMVHNITDKVVKRLIQVTSAMKQDGENRVGLIKSETAKEVSQKMAEAGAMRPDIVGKMLNEIGKTDPEILESVLEVMEVEKLLNSRAEVSIIPRGANVMFNLNGGGKSGGTQYVQAEN; from the coding sequence ATGTTTCCCATACTTCTATTCGGTTTCTTTGTCGGGATCGCAAGTATCCCGATCCTGCTTCGCATCGCTACCAGTTTCGGTTTATACGTGATCGTTCACGAGTGCGAAGCCCACGTATATACTCTCTTTGGCAAGGTTATCGGCACGATCGACGAACCAGGTCTGCACTTGCCGATCTCGAAGTTCGGCCTGGGTGCGCTCTTGGTTCCGTTTTTCGGCAAGCGGCACGTCGTCAGCACCGCGCTGCGTCAGCATTACCTCCGCGGTCAGATGGTCAACTCGGAAGAAGGGACGCCGATGGGCGTCGGCCTGTGGTACGAGATGGAAGTCAACGACCCGGTCGCTTACCTGTTCATCAACACGAACCCTGAAGGCTCGCTTCAGGCCAACGTCGCTTCCAGTGCGATCAGCACGCTGAGTAACCTGGAAATGGACAAGATGCTGGAAGACCGCCACAGCCTGAGCCGCACCGTCCGCGCTACCGTTTCGCCCCTCTCCGAGAAGTGGGGTTATCGCCTCGGTTCGGTTTACATTCGGAAGGTCTTCTTCACCGACGTGCAGATGGTGCACAACATTACCGATAAGGTCGTCAAGCGCCTGATTCAGGTTACCAGTGCCATGAAGCAGGACGGGGAAAACCGCGTCGGCTTGATCAAAAGTGAAACGGCCAAGGAAGTCTCGCAGAAGATGGCCGAAGCGGGCGCGATGCGGCCCGATATCGTCGGTAAGATGCTGAACGAAATCGGCAAGACCGATCCCGAGATTCTGGAATCGGTGCTCGAGGTGATGGAAGTCGAGAAACTGCTCAACTCGCGAGCCGAAGTCAGCATCATCCCCCGCGGGGCGAACGTGATGTTCAACCTGAACGGCGGCGGCAAGTCAGGCGGTACTCAGTACGTTCAGGCCGAAAACTAA
- a CDS encoding glycosyltransferase family 39 protein produces the protein MELEASSSVWTRWFWLFALTHVIVWSLMPILTAANAPLDTIEMIYWGNQWQWGYYKHPPLPAWLAAGTSGWLSDPAWASYIVAQACILACLWAVWEVVRDRNKPWIALAAAALLEACAFYNFTTIELNNNMVRRAMTALTVVFLYWAITKGRLAYWAAAGAFVALGLLSKYDHGMLVLSLVVFAAIHPQVRGLWKTPGPYVLIGVSLLLFAPHVWWMVENDFITLKYIQDRTHTEPNAWNHLIMPAKFLGEQLGAIAGILIGSMALLGFFWKWRSNLSDEDRLARDYLLAVVVGPLSIAVIASLATGGMIRSMLGAPIWIFLPALLVMCFERRRQDPLTCGRLAIGCACLSIVFATVVGARNTYGTAMREKYLRVDYPGSQLADQVQLRWQLVADAGQPPTIAGSWWPAGNASVYAGRPVDVYPECDPRFAPWIDETNIRAHGGVIVWENPDDQPTHIEGWLSRFPTAIVQQPIEIRHVKAPEMAPLKIGIAVIPPSHVGTEGKPPEIATSPGPRTLESK, from the coding sequence ATGGAATTAGAAGCTTCGTCGTCGGTTTGGACGCGTTGGTTCTGGCTCTTCGCGCTCACGCATGTCATCGTCTGGTCGCTGATGCCCATCCTGACCGCGGCCAATGCCCCGTTGGATACGATCGAAATGATCTACTGGGGCAACCAGTGGCAGTGGGGCTATTACAAACATCCTCCCCTTCCGGCTTGGCTGGCGGCTGGGACGAGTGGTTGGCTGAGCGACCCGGCGTGGGCTTCGTATATCGTGGCTCAGGCCTGCATCCTGGCTTGCCTGTGGGCCGTTTGGGAAGTCGTTCGCGATCGAAACAAGCCGTGGATCGCGCTGGCCGCGGCGGCACTGCTGGAAGCCTGTGCGTTCTACAACTTCACCACGATCGAACTGAACAACAACATGGTTCGCCGAGCCATGACCGCGCTGACGGTGGTGTTTCTGTATTGGGCCATCACCAAGGGACGCCTGGCCTACTGGGCCGCCGCTGGCGCGTTCGTCGCGCTGGGTCTGCTTTCGAAATACGATCACGGCATGCTGGTGCTCAGCCTGGTCGTCTTCGCCGCGATTCATCCTCAGGTTCGCGGTCTGTGGAAAACGCCGGGCCCCTACGTGTTGATCGGCGTTTCGCTGCTGCTGTTTGCTCCGCATGTGTGGTGGATGGTCGAGAACGACTTCATCACGCTGAAGTACATCCAGGATCGCACCCATACCGAACCCAATGCCTGGAATCATCTGATCATGCCGGCCAAGTTCCTCGGAGAACAACTCGGCGCGATCGCCGGAATTTTGATCGGTTCGATGGCGCTACTCGGGTTCTTCTGGAAGTGGCGCAGCAACCTCAGCGACGAAGACCGCCTGGCGCGCGATTACCTTTTGGCGGTGGTGGTCGGGCCGCTATCGATCGCGGTGATCGCTTCGCTGGCTACCGGCGGCATGATTCGCAGCATGCTGGGGGCTCCGATCTGGATCTTCTTGCCGGCGCTATTGGTCATGTGCTTTGAACGTCGTCGCCAAGACCCGCTCACCTGCGGCCGGCTTGCCATCGGTTGTGCTTGCTTGAGCATTGTCTTTGCCACCGTCGTGGGTGCGCGCAACACGTATGGAACCGCGATGCGCGAGAAGTACCTACGTGTCGACTACCCCGGCAGTCAACTCGCCGACCAGGTGCAGCTGCGCTGGCAATTGGTGGCCGACGCAGGTCAGCCTCCGACGATCGCCGGATCGTGGTGGCCGGCTGGGAATGCATCGGTTTATGCCGGTCGGCCAGTCGACGTCTATCCCGAATGCGATCCCCGCTTCGCCCCGTGGATCGACGAGACCAACATCCGCGCCCACGGCGGGGTCATCGTGTGGGAGAATCCGGATGATCAACCGACTCATATCGAAGGATGGTTATCCCGCTTCCCCACGGCCATCGTCCAGCAGCCAATCGAAATCCGGCATGTGAAAGCTCCGGAGATGGCCCCTCTGAAGATCGGCATCGCCGTCATTCCACCGAGCCATGTCGGGACGGAAGGGAAGCCACCTGAAATCGCGACTTCCCCTGGTCCAAGGACGTTGGAATCGAAATAG
- a CDS encoding DUF1559 domain-containing protein — protein MFLLMRTKRIPGRPKKQSRGFTLVELLVVIAIIGVLIALLLPAVQQAREAARRMSCSNQMKQIGLALHNYHDTHLSFPPGAVSGHVTCVNGTTPLGGNSNECTQTFAPWTVLILPFAEQNSLHDQFDFTRIFSPFSSSCSSPNKQYQFEPLEMYKCPSDPNSGGDAPTLNYLACQGGGDPGTVNAELHVACAGTSSPTRYFFTNGMFYNNSPTRFSDVTDGMTNTFMVGESMYHFLLGSHPGIATRETSWASGQLVNSVFATPITLCAAANPINSATPVATTHQLAEMTSTFGSRHPGGCMFTLGDASVRFFSENMDLAVYRSMGRRADGGPVGGYSP, from the coding sequence ATGTTCTTACTCATGCGTACAAAGAGGATCCCAGGTCGGCCCAAGAAGCAATCGCGAGGCTTCACGCTGGTCGAATTACTAGTGGTCATCGCCATCATCGGGGTTCTGATTGCCCTACTGCTTCCGGCGGTTCAGCAGGCGCGCGAGGCCGCTCGCCGGATGAGTTGTTCCAACCAGATGAAGCAAATCGGTCTGGCGCTGCACAACTATCACGATACCCACCTTTCATTCCCACCGGGTGCCGTTAGTGGTCACGTGACCTGCGTCAACGGTACGACGCCGCTGGGTGGCAACAGCAACGAATGCACCCAGACTTTTGCTCCATGGACGGTGCTCATTCTTCCCTTTGCGGAACAGAACAGCCTGCACGACCAATTCGACTTCACCAGGATTTTCTCTCCTTTCAGTTCCAGCTGCTCGTCTCCCAACAAACAGTACCAGTTCGAGCCGCTGGAAATGTATAAGTGCCCGTCCGATCCGAACTCTGGCGGCGACGCTCCGACGCTCAATTACCTGGCCTGCCAGGGAGGTGGCGACCCCGGAACGGTCAACGCCGAACTGCACGTCGCTTGCGCCGGTACCAGCAGCCCTACGCGATACTTTTTCACCAACGGCATGTTCTATAACAACTCGCCGACCCGCTTCAGCGACGTGACCGACGGAATGACCAACACGTTCATGGTGGGCGAATCGATGTATCACTTCCTGCTGGGATCGCACCCAGGGATCGCTACTCGGGAAACGAGCTGGGCTTCGGGGCAGTTGGTGAACTCCGTGTTTGCAACGCCGATCACCCTGTGTGCCGCAGCCAATCCGATCAACAGTGCCACGCCAGTCGCGACGACGCATCAACTGGCCGAGATGACGTCGACCTTCGGCAGCCGTCACCCCGGCGGATGCATGTTCACCTTGGGAGACGCCTCCGTTCGTTTCTTCAGCGAAAACATGGACCTGGCCGTTTATCGTTCGATGGGTCGCCGAGCTGACGGCGGGCCGGTTGGAGGCTACTCTCCGTGA
- a CDS encoding enolase C-terminal domain-like protein, whose product MAGHQSRIASQDWGSEVGFLLQVHVACAIGNFYRAEQDPGTLRRERLIKKSTNDIRKGRCHHCSAPGLGIELNS is encoded by the coding sequence TTGGCAGGCCACCAAAGCCGCATCGCCTCGCAAGACTGGGGCAGCGAGGTCGGCTTTCTCCTGCAAGTGCATGTGGCCTGTGCGATCGGGAACTTCTACCGCGCCGAGCAAGATCCAGGGACGCTACGCCGAGAACGATTGATCAAGAAGAGTACCAACGACATCAGAAAGGGGCGGTGTCACCACTGCTCTGCCCCAGGTCTCGGCATCGAACTGAATTCGTAA
- a CDS encoding DUF1559 domain-containing protein: MIKTRSRSSRDEQRRGFTLVELLVVIAIIGVLIALLLPAVQQAREAARRMSCTNNMKQLALAFHNYHDTFQKFPMATNCNINAADPANPTDTNRRVSFFHLIMPFIEQTAYYDEIMPRIEASTFPGGWPTSVRNVVFEAFLCPSEPLDDKVENQGFHGNYLVCNGSSHTGSGANKSNGIFYPRNNTGFEDITDGTSNTAMLGEIRIQEDGIAASGTGNVVCGGVHDLRGRYHNPYHGNIYFTTLRAPNTDVGDALQYCNGTPIAPCRQCTSSNLETHIRSYHPGGGHIALADGSIRFIPDTVNQTVFQAIGSRNGGEVFEMP, translated from the coding sequence ATGATCAAGACTCGATCACGTTCATCTCGGGACGAACAGCGGCGCGGCTTTACCTTGGTCGAACTGTTGGTTGTCATTGCCATCATCGGCGTTTTGATTGCCCTGTTGCTGCCGGCCGTTCAGCAGGCACGCGAAGCGGCTCGCCGCATGTCATGCACCAACAACATGAAACAGTTGGCCCTGGCGTTTCATAACTATCACGACACGTTCCAGAAATTCCCGATGGCGACCAACTGCAACATCAATGCCGCTGATCCTGCCAATCCGACCGATACCAACCGGCGAGTATCGTTTTTCCACCTAATCATGCCGTTCATCGAACAAACCGCTTACTACGATGAGATCATGCCTCGTATCGAAGCCAGTACGTTCCCGGGAGGTTGGCCAACGAGCGTTCGCAATGTCGTCTTCGAGGCTTTCCTTTGTCCCTCGGAACCACTCGACGACAAAGTCGAGAACCAGGGTTTTCATGGCAACTACCTCGTGTGCAACGGGTCGAGCCATACGGGAAGTGGTGCCAACAAGAGTAACGGCATTTTCTATCCCCGAAACAACACAGGCTTCGAAGACATCACCGATGGAACTTCCAACACGGCCATGCTCGGCGAGATTCGTATCCAGGAGGATGGCATCGCGGCCAGCGGTACGGGGAACGTCGTTTGCGGAGGTGTTCACGACCTGCGAGGCCGATACCACAACCCTTATCATGGCAACATCTACTTCACGACGCTGCGGGCTCCCAATACCGACGTGGGGGACGCATTGCAGTACTGCAACGGAACGCCGATCGCTCCTTGCCGCCAATGCACCAGTAGCAACTTGGAAACCCACATCCGCAGCTACCATCCCGGTGGCGGGCACATCGCTTTAGCCGATGGTTCGATCCGCTTCATTCCCGATACCGTCAACCAAACGGTCTTTCAGGCCATCGGTTCCCGAAACGGTGGGGAAGTCTTCGAGATGCCTTAA
- a CDS encoding EF-hand domain-containing protein yields MKIVWKQSLATLSLLMVGVAFSTVSAQDGERGPRGPREGDRGPREFNPEQMIERLMNALDKDKDGKITKEEAGEGRGAAMVERADADKDGATTKEELMKAFSRGPGDRPGPPREGDRPGPPRGEGDRPEMRRGEGDRPGPPRDGERGPRGPRDGERREGDRPGPPRDGDRPGPRPEAGAGGPQFGGMMMIPPFVLERLELSEGQRRELRALQEETQKKFMSILNEEQRETLKEMRERRPEGDRPEGRPQFRGPRDGDRPEGARGPRDGERGPRGPREGDRERDGERRERERDNDDA; encoded by the coding sequence ATGAAGATCGTTTGGAAACAATCCTTAGCTACGCTTTCGCTGTTGATGGTCGGTGTGGCCTTCAGCACGGTTAGTGCCCAAGACGGCGAAAGGGGTCCGCGTGGCCCTCGCGAAGGAGATCGCGGCCCACGCGAGTTCAACCCAGAACAAATGATCGAGCGCCTGATGAATGCCCTCGATAAAGACAAAGATGGCAAGATCACCAAGGAAGAAGCGGGCGAAGGCCGCGGAGCTGCCATGGTCGAACGTGCCGATGCCGACAAGGATGGCGCCACCACCAAGGAAGAACTGATGAAGGCCTTCAGCCGAGGTCCTGGTGATCGTCCAGGCCCACCACGTGAAGGCGATCGACCTGGTCCACCGCGCGGCGAAGGTGATCGCCCTGAAATGCGTCGTGGCGAAGGGGATCGTCCCGGTCCTCCGCGCGATGGCGAACGGGGTCCACGCGGTCCACGCGACGGCGAACGACGTGAAGGGGATCGCCCAGGTCCTCCACGCGACGGCGATCGTCCAGGCCCACGTCCCGAAGCTGGTGCCGGTGGTCCTCAATTCGGCGGCATGATGATGATTCCTCCGTTCGTCCTGGAACGCCTGGAACTTTCCGAAGGCCAGCGTCGTGAACTCCGCGCTCTGCAGGAAGAAACACAGAAGAAGTTCATGTCGATCCTCAACGAAGAGCAGCGCGAAACGCTGAAAGAAATGCGTGAACGTCGCCCTGAAGGGGATCGCCCCGAAGGTCGTCCGCAGTTCCGCGGCCCGCGTGATGGCGATCGTCCTGAAGGCGCCCGGGGTCCACGCGACGGCGAACGTGGTCCGCGCGGTCCTCGCGAAGGGGATCGTGAACGTGATGGCGAACGTCGCGAACGAGAACGCGACAACGACGACGCTTAA